The Halanaerobium saccharolyticum subsp. saccharolyticum DSM 6643 genome contains a region encoding:
- the rplJ gene encoding 50S ribosomal protein L10: protein MARPEKEAVVKELTDKFTSAKSLVITDYLGLNVAEMTELRSKLREAGVEFKVVKNTLATIAANDVEMDEMTKYFSGPTAIAFGEEDAVSPAKILVEYAKDHEVLEVKAGLLNGEIIAKEKVEALAEIPSREELLAKAFASMKAPLTGLVNVLQGNIRGLVQVLNQIKEEKA from the coding sequence GTGGCAAGACCAGAAAAAGAAGCGGTTGTTAAAGAACTTACTGATAAATTTACCAGTGCAAAATCACTTGTAATTACAGACTATCTGGGTTTGAATGTTGCCGAAATGACTGAATTAAGAAGTAAGCTAAGAGAAGCGGGAGTAGAGTTTAAAGTAGTGAAAAACACTTTGGCTACTATTGCTGCTAATGATGTTGAAATGGACGAAATGACAAAATATTTCTCAGGGCCAACAGCTATTGCTTTTGGTGAAGAAGACGCTGTATCTCCTGCGAAAATTTTAGTAGAGTATGCTAAAGATCACGAAGTTTTGGAAGTTAAGGCTGGTCTTTTAAATGGTGAAATTATAGCTAAAGAAAAAGTGGAAGCTCTAGCAGAAATTCCATCCAGAGAAGAATTACTTGCAAAAGCTTTTGCAAGTATGAAAGCACCCCTTACTGGATTGGTCAACGTTCTGCAGGGTAATATCCGCGGCTTAGTACAGGTATTAAATCAAATTAAAGAAGAGAAAGCTTAA
- the rplA gene encoding 50S ribosomal protein L1, protein MAKSKRYAEAVEKYDREKIYEPKEAFGLVKELATANFDETIELSARLGVNPKHADQNIRGTVVLPEGTGQEVTLVVFAKGEKAKEAEEAGADFVGGEELAEKIEGGWLDFDLAVATPDMMSVVGRLGRILGPKGLMPNPKAGTVTFELEKAVAEFKAGKLEYRVDKTGIVHLPIGKASFTEEELLNNYHKIMDTLAKERPAAAKGKFFRSLAISPTMGPGVKVDPAATMSFIGR, encoded by the coding sequence ATGGCAAAAAGTAAACGTTATGCAGAAGCTGTAGAGAAGTATGATCGCGAAAAAATCTATGAACCTAAAGAAGCTTTTGGATTAGTTAAAGAACTTGCAACTGCAAACTTTGACGAAACAATTGAGCTTTCAGCAAGACTAGGTGTCAATCCTAAACATGCTGATCAGAATATTAGAGGGACTGTTGTTTTACCGGAAGGTACAGGTCAGGAAGTTACTTTAGTAGTATTTGCTAAAGGTGAAAAAGCCAAAGAAGCTGAAGAAGCTGGAGCAGATTTTGTAGGTGGCGAAGAACTCGCAGAAAAAATTGAAGGTGGCTGGTTAGATTTTGATTTAGCTGTAGCTACACCTGATATGATGAGTGTTGTTGGCCGTCTTGGTAGAATCTTAGGACCAAAAGGTTTAATGCCTAATCCTAAAGCGGGTACTGTTACTTTCGAATTAGAAAAAGCAGTAGCTGAATTTAAGGCAGGTAAATTAGAATACCGTGTTGACAAAACTGGTATTGTTCATTTACCAATCGGTAAAGCTTCTTTTACCGAAGAAGAACTTTTAAACAACTATCACAAAATCATGGATACTCTTGCAAAAGAACGTCCAGCAGCAGCTAAGGGTAAATTCTTTAGATCTTTAGCTATCTCACCAACAATGGGTCCTGGAGTTAAAGTTGATCCAGCAGCTACAATGTCTTTTATTGGAAGATAA
- the rplL gene encoding 50S ribosomal protein L7/L12 produces the protein MNKEELISAIEEMSVLELSELVEELEEKFGVSAAAPVAVAGGAGAAGGAEEEQTEFDVFLADIGGKKIKVIKAVRELTGLGLKEAKGVVDDAPGNVKEGLSKEDAEEMKEKLEEAGATVELK, from the coding sequence ATGAATAAAGAAGAACTGATTAGTGCAATTGAGGAAATGAGTGTTTTAGAATTATCTGAGCTGGTTGAAGAATTGGAAGAAAAGTTTGGTGTAAGTGCAGCAGCACCTGTTGCAGTAGCTGGTGGAGCTGGAGCAGCTGGTGGAGCAGAAGAAGAACAGACAGAATTTGATGTTTTCTTAGCTGATATTGGTGGCAAGAAAATTAAAGTTATCAAAGCAGTTCGTGAATTAACAGGTTTAGGTCTAAAAGAAGCTAAAGGTGTTGTTGATGACGCTCCTGGTAACGTAAAAGAAGGATTAAGCAAAGAAGATGCAGAAGAAATGAAAGAAAAGTTAGAAGAAGCTGGAGCAACTGTAGAACTTAAGTAA